A portion of the Corynebacterium rouxii genome contains these proteins:
- a CDS encoding ComF family protein produces MELLLPRSCGGCGRAGMRWCPRCQQQWLAPPQRISTTTDPHVPVWSMGAFGQSRRRSIIHLKERGRRDLIPFISASVAATVEYLIAAGDLDHDAILVPAPTKRSSARKRGGDPVYAVCKQTGYRSEQALWEKESMRDSVGLDVAARRRNVMGKVELVLRPSRPVLLVDDVVTTGATIAESVAVLTSAGVKVRGALGWASS; encoded by the coding sequence ATGGAATTGTTATTACCACGTTCGTGTGGGGGATGTGGACGAGCTGGTATGCGGTGGTGCCCACGGTGCCAACAGCAATGGCTGGCACCCCCGCAACGTATTTCCACTACCACTGATCCTCATGTGCCTGTGTGGTCCATGGGGGCGTTCGGTCAGTCGCGACGCCGATCGATCATTCATCTTAAAGAGCGTGGTCGCCGCGACTTGATTCCCTTCATTTCAGCCAGTGTGGCAGCGACTGTGGAATATCTCATAGCGGCTGGTGATCTAGATCATGATGCGATTTTGGTTCCTGCTCCCACAAAGCGATCATCGGCGCGCAAACGTGGCGGAGATCCAGTGTATGCAGTGTGCAAACAAACAGGATATCGCTCTGAACAGGCATTATGGGAGAAAGAATCAATGCGTGATTCTGTTGGTTTGGACGTGGCGGCCCGTCGTCGCAACGTTATGGGCAAGGTGGAACTTGTATTGCGTCCCTCTCGCCCGGTGCTTTTAGTGGACGATGTGGTGACAACGGGGGCAACGATAGCAGAGTCGGTAGCGGTGCTGACCAGTGCCGGAGTGAAAGTAAGGGGTGCTTTGGGGTGGGCTAGCTCTTAA
- the ahcY gene encoding adenosylhomocysteinase, which produces MAAFDYNVKDLSLAEAGRHQIRLAEYEMPGLMQLREEYKQEQPLAGARITGSIHMTVQTAVLIETLVALGAQVRWASCNIFSTQDEAAAAVVVGPHGTPEDPQGVPVFAWKGETLEEYWDCVDKIFSWGDELPNMILDDGGDATMAVIRGKQFEEAGVVPPVEEGDSDEYQAFLGMLRKTLAEQPGKWTAIAESVKGVTEETTTGVHRLYHFAEEGVLPFPAMNVNDAVTKSKFDNKYGTRHSLIDGINRATDMLMGGKNVLICGYGDVGKGCAEAMAGQGARVKVTEADPINALQALMDGFPVVHVDQAIGDADIVITATGNMGIISFEQMLAMKDHAVLGNIGHFDNEIDMASLLHRDDVSRVTIKPQVDEFTLPNGKSIVVLSEGRLLNLGNATGHPSFVMSTSFADQTIAQIELFQNDGRYVNEVYRLPKILDEKVARIHVEALGGTITELTKEQAEYIGVDVAGPYKPEHYRY; this is translated from the coding sequence ATGGCTGCTTTTGATTACAACGTGAAAGACCTCAGCTTGGCTGAGGCCGGCCGCCACCAGATTCGTCTAGCCGAGTATGAAATGCCTGGCCTTATGCAGTTGCGTGAGGAATACAAGCAAGAGCAGCCATTGGCGGGCGCTCGAATCACCGGTTCGATCCATATGACGGTTCAGACCGCAGTGCTCATCGAGACTCTTGTTGCCTTGGGCGCTCAGGTGCGTTGGGCTTCCTGCAATATTTTCTCTACTCAGGACGAGGCTGCCGCAGCTGTCGTCGTTGGTCCGCATGGCACTCCTGAAGACCCCCAAGGTGTTCCGGTGTTTGCGTGGAAAGGTGAGACGCTCGAAGAGTACTGGGACTGCGTGGATAAGATCTTTAGCTGGGGCGATGAGCTTCCTAACATGATCTTGGACGATGGCGGCGATGCCACCATGGCCGTGATTCGCGGAAAGCAGTTCGAGGAAGCCGGTGTGGTTCCTCCAGTCGAAGAAGGCGACTCGGATGAGTACCAGGCATTCCTTGGCATGTTGCGCAAGACCTTGGCAGAGCAGCCGGGCAAATGGACCGCCATTGCCGAGTCCGTCAAGGGCGTGACGGAAGAAACCACCACGGGTGTTCACCGCCTCTACCATTTCGCAGAAGAAGGCGTCTTGCCCTTCCCTGCAATGAACGTCAACGATGCAGTGACCAAGTCCAAGTTTGACAACAAGTACGGCACTCGCCATTCGCTTATCGACGGAATCAACCGCGCCACCGATATGCTGATGGGCGGAAAGAACGTATTGATCTGCGGTTATGGTGATGTGGGCAAGGGCTGTGCAGAAGCCATGGCCGGTCAGGGTGCACGTGTAAAGGTCACCGAAGCTGATCCGATCAATGCTTTGCAGGCTTTGATGGATGGTTTCCCCGTGGTTCATGTTGATCAAGCCATCGGTGATGCCGACATTGTGATTACTGCGACGGGCAACATGGGCATTATCTCCTTTGAGCAGATGCTTGCCATGAAAGATCACGCAGTGTTGGGCAACATTGGTCACTTTGACAATGAGATCGACATGGCTTCGTTGCTGCACCGCGATGATGTTTCTCGTGTGACCATCAAACCACAGGTTGACGAGTTCACGTTGCCTAATGGCAAGTCCATTGTAGTGCTGTCGGAAGGCCGCCTTCTGAATTTGGGCAATGCAACTGGTCACCCTAGCTTTGTTATGTCTACCTCCTTTGCTGACCAAACCATCGCGCAGATTGAGCTTTTCCAAAATGATGGCCGATACGTCAACGAGGTATACCGCCTGCCAAAGATCTTGGACGAAAAGGTCGCTCGTATCCATGTCGAGGCATTGGGTGGCACGATTACGGAGCTGACAAAGGAACAAGCCGAATACATCGGAGTTGATGTTGCTGGCCCTTACAAGCCGGAGCATTACCGCTACTAA
- the mtrB gene encoding MtrAB system histidine kinase MtrB, which produces MQFKVLGSIFAASLVVMMVLAFVLVSFVTQRLVNTKLDVASSEIDRARASVEQQIESTGSSSSVQVRLNSARAVLTNRATSADDTAAYEPVLVVSNPDGSTVTSPDGYRIPERLRSFVDQGQVSYQFATIDRVDGSTYKALIIGSPTASDIPNTQVYLVLSMESDEATLALLRGLFSGAAVVLVVLLVGITWLLTQQVITPVRSASRIAERFSSGHLRERMVVTGEDEMARLAMSFNSMAESLSRQIHQLEEYGNLQKQFTSDVSHELRTPLTTVRMAADLIVDEADDLSPGTRRASELMVRELDRFEALLADLLEISRHDAGVADLAETTLDIRICISSAHQQVDHLAQELGVDIVIDVPENPVEIKGDSRRIERILRNLLANAIDHSEGKPVTMLCRENDEAVSVAVIDHGVGLKPGQEDLVFNRFWRADPSRVRHSGGTGLGLAISREDAILHGGQLSAAGRPGVGTMFLLTVPRVPKQSFTEAPIELAAPKPALEDTDA; this is translated from the coding sequence TTGCAATTTAAGGTTCTAGGCTCCATTTTTGCTGCCTCACTCGTGGTGATGATGGTGCTGGCATTTGTTTTGGTCAGTTTTGTTACCCAGCGATTGGTAAACACCAAACTTGATGTTGCCAGTTCCGAAATCGATCGAGCCCGTGCCTCAGTCGAGCAACAGATTGAATCAACAGGATCATCGAGCAGCGTGCAGGTTCGACTAAACTCTGCGCGTGCTGTGTTGACCAATAGAGCAACAAGCGCGGACGATACTGCCGCCTATGAGCCTGTTCTTGTGGTGTCTAACCCAGATGGCTCCACTGTCACTTCTCCTGATGGCTACCGCATTCCTGAACGATTGCGCAGCTTTGTTGACCAAGGGCAAGTCTCGTATCAATTTGCCACTATTGACCGTGTTGATGGCAGCACATACAAAGCCCTCATCATTGGCAGTCCTACGGCTTCTGATATCCCCAACACCCAGGTGTATTTGGTGTTGTCGATGGAATCGGATGAGGCAACTCTTGCGCTGCTGCGTGGCCTCTTTTCCGGTGCAGCGGTAGTTCTTGTTGTGCTCCTCGTGGGAATCACATGGTTGCTAACACAGCAGGTGATTACCCCTGTACGTTCGGCCTCGCGTATTGCTGAGCGTTTCAGTTCGGGTCATCTGCGCGAACGCATGGTGGTCACGGGTGAAGATGAGATGGCACGACTAGCGATGAGCTTTAACTCGATGGCTGAGTCTTTGTCGCGGCAGATTCATCAGTTAGAAGAATATGGCAACCTGCAAAAACAGTTCACTTCGGATGTCTCACATGAGTTGCGTACACCGTTGACGACGGTGCGCATGGCTGCTGATCTCATTGTGGACGAAGCCGATGACCTTTCTCCTGGTACTCGACGAGCCTCGGAGTTAATGGTGCGTGAACTTGACCGCTTCGAGGCGTTGTTGGCGGATCTACTGGAGATCTCACGCCACGATGCTGGCGTGGCTGATCTTGCCGAAACGACCCTCGATATCCGAATTTGTATTTCTTCGGCGCATCAGCAAGTAGACCATCTTGCCCAAGAACTCGGCGTAGACATCGTCATTGATGTTCCTGAAAATCCTGTAGAAATCAAGGGCGATTCCCGTCGCATCGAGCGAATTCTACGTAACCTTTTGGCCAATGCAATTGACCATTCTGAGGGCAAACCAGTCACGATGTTGTGTCGTGAAAATGACGAGGCTGTGTCTGTCGCGGTTATTGACCACGGAGTTGGACTGAAACCAGGTCAAGAGGACCTCGTGTTCAACCGCTTCTGGCGAGCGGATCCTTCGCGTGTCCGCCACTCCGGAGGTACCGGTTTGGGCCTTGCGATTTCACGAGAAGACGCCATTTTGCACGGTGGCCAGCTCAGCGCTGCGGGCCGCCCAGGGGTTGGGACCATGTTCCTGTTGACCGTTCCTCGTGTGCCTAAACAATCTTTTACCGAAGCCCCTATCGAGCTAGCTGCTCCAAAGCCCGCGTTGGAGGACACCGATGCGTAA
- the mtrA gene encoding MtrAB system response regulator MtrA, translating to MAPKILVVDDDPAISEMLTIVLEAEGFEPVAVTDGAVAVDAFRAESPDLVLLDLMLPGMNGIDICRVIRQESAVPIVMLTAKTDTVDVVLGLESGADDYINKPFKPKELIARLRARLRRTEDSPSETIEIGDLTIDVLGHEVTRGDEEIQLTPLEFDLLLELASKPGQVFTREELLQKVWGYRNASDTRLVNVHVQRLRSKIEKDPENPHIVLTVRGVGYKTGQE from the coding sequence ATGGCACCGAAAATTTTGGTTGTCGACGATGATCCTGCGATTTCAGAGATGCTGACCATCGTACTGGAGGCCGAGGGATTTGAGCCGGTCGCGGTCACTGATGGGGCAGTAGCAGTTGATGCTTTTAGGGCAGAATCGCCTGATCTAGTCCTACTCGATTTGATGTTGCCGGGTATGAATGGCATCGACATTTGTAGAGTAATCCGGCAGGAATCTGCAGTTCCTATTGTTATGCTCACGGCAAAAACTGACACCGTGGACGTAGTCCTTGGTTTGGAATCGGGTGCAGATGACTACATCAACAAGCCGTTTAAGCCGAAAGAACTCATTGCTCGATTGCGTGCACGTTTGCGTCGTACAGAGGACTCTCCATCCGAAACCATTGAGATCGGGGATCTTACGATCGACGTCCTAGGGCACGAAGTCACTCGAGGAGATGAGGAAATTCAGCTCACTCCTTTAGAGTTTGATTTGCTGCTGGAGCTTGCTAGCAAACCAGGACAGGTGTTCACACGTGAGGAACTCCTGCAAAAAGTTTGGGGCTACCGTAATGCGTCAGATACGAGACTGGTGAATGTTCATGTGCAGCGACTGCGCTCAAAGATTGAGAAAGACCCAGAAAACCCGCACATCGTGTTAACAGTGCGCGGAGTGGGGTATAAGACAGGGCAGGAGTAG
- the lpqB gene encoding MtrAB system accessory lipoprotein LpqB — MRNHVSRYLTALIAVGCAATTAACTSLPSNSEPQALRSFEASASEEPQGPVADQEPDLLLRDFYEANNNPQQRYSLARRYLTNRASQSWNPAPETLVLDGIEISSAADSSTKNRRYDVRGLIVGSIGEGGEYRPRNERYSTTIGLEKVDGQWRISTLPDQIVVQRNELWNHYREKQVYFFDTSGTTLVADRRWIFQEKMGHNDNHESALLSLILAGPAKSLAPGVVNEVPSGAAYAGYHDDYYQFTGLSSLDEDSLKRLTAQSVWTLALAEVPGPYRFKFDGATMKSPIDGSEELTVDDFAEYNPLPQQSADSGLYAFNSSGVKKLNQGLATPTTGTLGSTHNIESMAVSAKTGTAAAVRTAGEGDAKISTLMLGPIGGQFVDVLKARRLTAPSFEPSSSSLWVVKDSDQVVRLSRSSENEGIVETVVDTSDLGPLGKNISALQLSRSGVRAAFIVDGSVYTATVARPNPGQRKLVNVQEIIPSLANVAQSLAWQPNGSLIIGTSKPDAPVWIVAQDGSLGSKLSAGNIVAPVVNVAASQSTLYISDARAALELPNSDTSTTYWREVQGLEGSRSVLVVPR; from the coding sequence ATGCGTAATCATGTCTCGCGGTATCTCACAGCACTGATCGCTGTTGGTTGTGCCGCAACCACGGCTGCATGTACGTCGTTGCCGTCGAACTCGGAACCTCAGGCGTTACGAAGCTTCGAGGCGTCTGCGTCGGAGGAACCTCAAGGGCCGGTAGCAGACCAAGAGCCTGATTTGCTGCTTCGTGATTTTTACGAGGCTAATAACAATCCTCAGCAACGCTACTCGTTGGCACGTCGCTATTTGACGAATCGAGCGTCACAAAGCTGGAATCCAGCGCCGGAAACGCTCGTACTCGATGGTATCGAGATTAGTTCGGCGGCTGATAGCAGCACGAAAAATAGGCGTTACGACGTCCGCGGCCTCATTGTTGGTTCTATCGGTGAGGGCGGCGAATATCGCCCACGTAATGAGCGTTATTCCACAACAATTGGATTGGAAAAGGTAGATGGCCAATGGCGAATTTCTACCTTGCCGGACCAAATTGTGGTGCAGCGAAATGAGCTGTGGAACCATTACCGCGAAAAGCAGGTGTATTTCTTTGACACCTCCGGCACCACTTTGGTGGCGGATCGTCGTTGGATCTTTCAAGAAAAGATGGGGCATAACGATAATCATGAAAGTGCGTTGTTGTCCCTCATCCTCGCGGGACCGGCGAAAAGCCTCGCTCCTGGTGTTGTCAACGAGGTGCCTTCGGGTGCTGCCTATGCGGGCTATCACGATGACTACTATCAGTTCACTGGGCTATCTTCGTTGGATGAAGACAGCCTCAAGCGGCTAACGGCTCAAAGCGTGTGGACTCTCGCCCTAGCCGAAGTGCCAGGTCCATATCGTTTCAAGTTCGATGGGGCTACGATGAAGTCTCCGATTGATGGCTCCGAAGAGCTTACTGTCGACGACTTCGCCGAGTACAATCCGCTGCCTCAGCAGTCTGCCGATAGCGGCCTATACGCCTTTAACTCCAGTGGTGTGAAAAAACTTAATCAAGGGCTAGCAACTCCTACCACGGGTACGTTGGGCAGCACCCACAACATCGAATCGATGGCGGTGTCAGCAAAAACGGGCACTGCAGCTGCTGTGCGTACCGCTGGCGAAGGCGATGCAAAAATATCGACGCTTATGCTCGGCCCCATCGGCGGACAATTCGTCGATGTGCTGAAAGCACGCAGGCTGACTGCGCCCAGTTTCGAGCCCTCTTCTTCATCTTTGTGGGTGGTCAAGGACTCTGATCAAGTTGTGCGCCTATCGCGGTCGTCGGAAAACGAGGGCATCGTAGAAACCGTTGTCGATACATCGGATCTAGGTCCTTTAGGTAAAAATATTTCCGCATTGCAGCTTTCTCGAAGTGGTGTCCGGGCCGCATTTATTGTCGACGGAAGCGTGTACACCGCTACTGTGGCGCGACCCAACCCTGGGCAGCGAAAACTCGTTAATGTGCAAGAAATTATTCCGTCGTTGGCGAATGTGGCCCAGTCACTTGCGTGGCAACCTAATGGGTCCTTAATAATCGGAACCTCTAAGCCCGATGCGCCAGTCTGGATCGTTGCCCAAGACGGATCCTTGGGCTCTAAGCTCTCTGCGGGTAACATTGTTGCGCCTGTGGTGAACGTGGCTGCCTCACAGTCCACGTTGTATATCTCGGATGCGCGCGCAGCGTTGGAACTGCCCAACTCTGACACCTCGACTACGTATTGGCGTGAAGTCCAAGGCCTAGAAGGTAGTCGTTCAGTATTGGTCGTGCCTCGGTAA
- a CDS encoding dTMP kinase — protein sequence MIIAIEGIDGAGKNTLVSAIKERFDADVIGFPRYEQSIHAKLAQRALYGSMGDLTDSAYAMATLFALDRYDAKAVLGRYVGTSKVVLLDRYVASNAAYSAARTRNEAMVQWVQELEFEELGLPVPDIHILLHTSPELAAQRAQRREAADSSRKLDRYEEDAGLQERTFQAYESLAQQKWMSPWLVVHPDESPEMVAQRIIQALSA from the coding sequence ATGATCATCGCGATTGAGGGTATTGATGGCGCTGGCAAGAACACCTTGGTTAGCGCCATCAAGGAGCGTTTCGATGCCGATGTGATCGGTTTCCCACGCTACGAGCAGTCCATTCATGCCAAGCTTGCCCAGCGCGCCTTATACGGCTCGATGGGGGATCTGACAGATTCTGCCTACGCGATGGCTACGCTATTTGCGTTGGACCGCTACGACGCGAAGGCGGTGCTGGGGCGCTATGTGGGGACGTCGAAAGTTGTGTTGTTGGATCGCTACGTGGCTTCTAACGCTGCTTATTCCGCTGCGCGAACCCGAAATGAAGCCATGGTGCAATGGGTTCAAGAACTCGAATTTGAGGAGTTGGGCCTACCGGTACCCGATATTCATATTTTGCTGCATACCTCTCCGGAATTAGCCGCGCAGCGGGCGCAACGCCGTGAGGCTGCCGACTCATCCCGCAAGTTAGATCGCTATGAGGAAGACGCTGGTCTGCAGGAACGAACCTTCCAAGCGTATGAGTCGTTGGCGCAGCAAAAGTGGATGTCTCCGTGGCTGGTAGTACACCCAGATGAGTCACCAGAAATGGTGGCACAACGAATTATTCAAGCGCTCAGTGCATAA